One segment of Ureibacillus thermophilus DNA contains the following:
- a CDS encoding flagellin yields MRIQDKSWMTYASNRVAKTESSITKTLEKLSGGDKIVRASLNASGLSISETMRTQIRGLSRAQQNIQDGLSVLEVTDEGLQSVNKILLRTRELAVQAASDTLTDEDRSLAQTEVDQLMESIDKTAEYMEFNTQKILGENRPLYIHVGANSNQNLAIDTVDVSTKKLGLENASLETREKANKLIQDIDNALEYVSKNLAKTGASYNRLSMKHENASRVQESIQKSESLLRDPDMATEMVDFVKQQIIQQGEQLLIKNTNEKVRAVLNLFN; encoded by the coding sequence TTGAGAATACAAGATAAGTCATGGATGACATATGCAAGCAATCGAGTTGCTAAAACAGAATCTTCTATCACAAAAACATTGGAAAAACTTTCTGGTGGAGATAAAATTGTTCGCGCATCATTGAATGCATCAGGGCTTTCGATTTCAGAAACAATGCGCACACAAATTAGAGGATTATCTCGCGCCCAGCAAAACATTCAGGACGGGCTTTCGGTATTAGAGGTGACGGATGAGGGCTTGCAAAGTGTGAATAAAATTTTGCTTCGCACAAGAGAATTAGCAGTGCAAGCTGCAAGCGATACATTAACGGATGAAGATCGTTCCCTTGCTCAAACAGAAGTCGATCAGTTAATGGAATCCATTGATAAAACTGCTGAGTATATGGAGTTTAATACGCAAAAAATTTTAGGAGAAAATCGTCCGCTTTATATACACGTAGGCGCCAACAGCAATCAAAATCTTGCCATTGATACAGTTGATGTGAGTACAAAAAAATTAGGTCTTGAAAATGCCAGCTTAGAAACCCGCGAGAAGGCAAATAAGCTCATTCAAGATATAGATAATGCCTTAGAATATGTGTCAAAAAATTTAGCCAAAACAGGCGCCTCTTACAATCGCCTTTCAATGAAACATGAAAATGCAAGTCGCGTTCAAGAAAGCATTCAAAAATCCGAATCCCTACTCCGCGACCCTGACATGGCAACAGAAATGGTGGATTTTGTAAAACAACAAATCATCCAACAAGGTGAGCAATTATTAATTAAAAACACCAACGAAAAGGTAAGGGCGGTTTTGAATTT
- the fliS gene encoding flagellar export chaperone FliS, with amino-acid sequence MQKKSAHLAYQTSSISTLSPSEVTLRLLKLCLGCLKESKHMIEVNDIEGRNRKLKKAQDIIMELMNLLDLEQEASKALLTLYEYLHHSLVEANIHKDIYKITEVEKHLKKLQKAMEEAIKLKRAKMSFNDII; translated from the coding sequence ATGCAAAAAAAATCAGCTCATCTTGCCTATCAAACTAGCAGTATTTCAACCCTTTCGCCAAGCGAAGTGACATTGCGATTATTGAAGCTTTGCCTGGGATGCCTGAAAGAATCCAAGCATATGATTGAAGTGAATGATATTGAAGGCCGCAACCGAAAACTAAAAAAAGCTCAAGACATTATTATGGAATTAATGAACTTGTTAGATCTCGAACAAGAGGCTTCAAAAGCATTGCTCACATTATATGAATATTTACATCATTCATTAGTAGAAGCAAATATCCATAAAGATATTTATAAAATTACTGAAGTGGAGAAACATTTGAAAAAACTTCAAAAAGCAATGGAGGAAGCAATTAAGTTAAAGCGAGCAAAAATGTCTTTCAATGACATTATTTAA